A region of the Oxobacter pfennigii genome:
CTCAATCAAGGCTATGGGGCCGTGTTTTAATTCGCCTGCCGCAAAGGCTTCAGCGTGAAGGTAGGATATTTCCTTAATCTTTAAGGCGCCTTCTAAAGCTACTGTGTAGTCCAAGCCTCTGCCAAGGTAGAATATATCCTTGTGCATGAAATTCTGGGCTGCAAATTTCTGAACCTCTTCCTTCTTTGCCAAAAGCTCTTCAGCTTTTTCGGGAAGGGACAGCATTTCATCCCGGATGGTCCTGTATTCTTCAACCGGCATGCTGCCGTTTAGCCTTGCTAAATACAGGGCTATGATATACATAGCTATAAGCTGGGTTACATAGGCTTTCGTGGAGGCAACGGCAATTTCCGGTCCCGCCCAGGTGTACAAAAGGTTGTCGGCCTCTCTTGCAACAGAGCTTCCAACTACGTTTGTGACGGCGATTACTCTGGCGCCCTGTGCCTTTGCTTCCCTTAATGCAGCTAAGGTATCTGCCGTTTCGCCTGACTGGCTTATTACTATCATCAAGGTTTTGCCGTTTATAATGGGCTTTCTGTAACGGAATTCCGACGCTATATCCACTTCGACAGGGATGCGGGCCAGTTTTTCTATTACATATTTGCCTACCATTCCTGCATGATATGCAGTGCCGCAGGCTACTATAAATATTTTGTCTATATTCTTTAAATCTTCTGCTGTGAGGGTTATATCATCAAGCTTAACTTCATCGGAATCCTTTGAAATCCTGGATGTCATGGTATCCCTTATGGCCTTTGGCTGCTCGTGGATTTCCTTTATCATGAAATGCTCGTAGCCGCCTTTTTCCGCAGCCTGGGCATCCCAAGTAACGTTATATATATCCTTTATTACTTCCTTGCCTTCCGATGTCAGTATCTTAATGCCGCCCCTTGTTAAAACGGCAATTTCCCTGTCATTTAAAAGATATATCTTCCTGGTGTGATTGAGTATTGCAGGAATATCCGATGCAATAAAGTTCTCTTCCTCACCAAGGCCTACTATAAGGGGGCTGTCTTTTCTCACCGCCACTAATTTTTCAGGCTCATTGC
Encoded here:
- the glmS gene encoding glutamine--fructose-6-phosphate transaminase (isomerizing), whose product is MCGIVGYIGSKQAAPILIEGLQKLEYRGYDSAGVSVYDGELIQITKCRGRLMNLECKLTDSPLGGSVGIGHTRWATHGEPSDLNSHPHTNTNCTISVVHNGIIENYLYIKEWLKGEGYTFITETDTEVVPHLIDYFYNGDIVDAVMKAVNKIEGSYSLGVLCSNEPEKLVAVRKDSPLIVGLGEEENFIASDIPAILNHTRKIYLLNDREIAVLTRGGIKILTSEGKEVIKDIYNVTWDAQAAEKGGYEHFMIKEIHEQPKAIRDTMTSRISKDSDEVKLDDITLTAEDLKNIDKIFIVACGTAYHAGMVGKYVIEKLARIPVEVDIASEFRYRKPIINGKTLMIVISQSGETADTLAALREAKAQGARVIAVTNVVGSSVAREADNLLYTWAGPEIAVASTKAYVTQLIAMYIIALYLARLNGSMPVEEYRTIRDEMLSLPEKAEELLAKKEEVQKFAAQNFMHKDIFYLGRGLDYTVALEGALKIKEISYLHAEAFAAGELKHGPIALIEQGTPVIALASQEDLFDKTLSNIKEVITRGAKVLAIAMEGKKDAEKSVDEVIYIPKTLQLLAPVLEVIPLQLLAYYTAVQRGCDVDKPKNLAKSVTVE